Proteins encoded in a region of the Acetomicrobium thermoterrenum DSM 13490 genome:
- a CDS encoding putative DNA modification/repair radical SAM protein: protein MGIMKKLSILAQAAKYDRVCGKDRKGAIKAGTSNDINNFIFYSPCNGGGHVPLLKVLFTNICINDCKYCYNRRSNDIERAIFKPAELAKLTYELYRKGQIKGLFLSSGIYKNPDYTMELMISTAKILRRIFGFDGYIHLKIIPGTSPDLIKVAMSLATRVSCNIELPTEESLKLLAPDKTSSDIIRALKSVRYNSLEHDINISTTTQLIIGATPESDATIIKLANALYSDNLTKRVYYSAYIPVNPGVLPDVTNPPLLREHRLYQADWLIRFYGFKVEDIFQGTENLSNEMDPKMLWALRNMHLFPVDIKRAPYESLILVPGIGPKTAKKIIKARREGYLDEQGLKRIGISLTRAREFITIGGKPLPQEQPSNEKLKNKFSSRTRQLALF, encoded by the coding sequence ATGGGTATTATGAAGAAATTATCAATCCTTGCTCAAGCAGCCAAATACGACAGGGTCTGTGGCAAAGATAGGAAAGGAGCAATAAAAGCAGGGACGAGCAACGACATCAATAATTTCATCTTTTATAGCCCCTGCAACGGTGGAGGCCATGTTCCGCTTTTAAAGGTCCTTTTCACTAATATTTGCATTAATGACTGCAAGTACTGCTACAACAGACGCTCAAATGATATCGAAAGAGCGATCTTCAAGCCCGCGGAATTGGCCAAATTAACCTATGAACTATATAGGAAGGGCCAAATAAAAGGCCTTTTTTTGAGTTCAGGAATCTACAAAAATCCCGATTACACAATGGAACTCATGATCAGTACGGCAAAAATCTTGAGGCGTATATTTGGCTTTGACGGCTATATACACTTAAAGATCATACCAGGAACTTCACCAGACCTTATTAAAGTGGCAATGTCATTGGCTACACGGGTTAGTTGCAATATTGAACTTCCGACAGAAGAAAGTTTAAAGCTCTTAGCCCCTGACAAAACTTCAAGTGATATTATCAGAGCACTTAAATCGGTTAGGTATAACTCTTTAGAACATGATATTAATATATCCACAACAACCCAGCTGATCATCGGGGCAACCCCGGAATCCGATGCAACAATCATAAAATTGGCCAATGCATTATATTCTGACAATTTGACAAAGAGAGTATATTATTCGGCATACATTCCGGTAAATCCTGGGGTTTTACCCGACGTAACCAATCCTCCTCTATTGAGAGAACACAGGCTATATCAGGCCGACTGGCTAATTAGATTTTACGGTTTCAAAGTAGAAGATATTTTTCAGGGAACGGAAAACCTCTCGAACGAAATGGATCCAAAAATGTTATGGGCTTTGAGAAACATGCATTTATTCCCGGTAGATATAAAAAGGGCTCCATATGAAAGCCTCATACTTGTTCCCGGCATAGGCCCAAAAACTGCAAAAAAGATTATAAAAGCCAGGCGCGAAGGTTATTTAGACGAACAGGGATTAAAACGCATTGGCATATCCCTCACACGGGCAAGAGAATTTATTACAATAGGCGGAAAACCTCTGCCTCAAGAGCAACCAAGCAATGAAAAACTGAAAAACAAATTTTCTTCCAGGACAAGACAACTCGCCCTGTTTTAG
- a CDS encoding DUF3798 domain-containing protein: MKSAVRFMVMLATVVFLMSSGFAFAEAPFHIGIMTGTVSQQEDELRGAEKMMEIYGNEAQGGMIKHVTYPDNFMQEMETTISQIVGMADDPMMKAIIASTAVPGTTEAFRRVKERRPDIICLAGNSQEDPGVISSVADLTVNPNDIYRGYLLPVAAQKMGAKNFVHISFPRHMSYELLSRRRNIMEVVCKDIGVNFHFETAPDPVSDVGVAGAQQFILEKVPAWLEKYGKETAFFCTNDAQTEPLIRQIVNYGGYFVEPDYASPLMGYPGALGLDLTAEKGDFPAIVKKIEAVIIEKGASGRLGTWVYSHPYVVTAGLGELAKRVVEGKAELTIDDFIDACKGITPGIKVNGSPYVDMSTGVEKSNYIMVYQDTYVFGKGYLGMTEIEVPQKYLSIK, encoded by the coding sequence ATGAAGTCGGCAGTGCGTTTTATGGTAATGCTAGCTACTGTTGTTTTTTTGATGAGTAGTGGTTTCGCTTTTGCAGAAGCACCCTTTCATATTGGAATTATGACTGGGACAGTTTCTCAACAAGAAGATGAGCTTCGCGGTGCCGAAAAGATGATGGAGATATATGGCAATGAAGCCCAGGGAGGCATGATTAAGCATGTCACATACCCGGACAACTTCATGCAGGAGATGGAAACTACTATAAGCCAAATCGTTGGAATGGCGGACGATCCAATGATGAAAGCAATTATTGCCAGTACTGCTGTGCCCGGAACCACAGAGGCCTTTAGGAGAGTTAAAGAAAGAAGGCCGGATATCATATGTTTAGCTGGCAATTCCCAGGAAGACCCGGGCGTTATATCGTCGGTAGCCGATTTGACCGTAAACCCAAATGACATATATAGGGGCTATCTACTTCCCGTGGCAGCACAAAAAATGGGTGCCAAAAATTTTGTCCATATTTCCTTCCCCAGGCACATGAGCTATGAACTTCTGTCGAGAAGACGAAACATAATGGAGGTCGTGTGCAAGGATATTGGAGTTAATTTTCATTTCGAGACAGCTCCGGACCCTGTTAGCGATGTTGGAGTAGCCGGTGCGCAACAGTTTATACTTGAGAAAGTTCCTGCATGGCTGGAAAAATACGGGAAGGAAACAGCTTTCTTCTGCACTAACGATGCCCAGACCGAGCCGTTAATAAGGCAGATTGTAAATTATGGCGGTTATTTCGTTGAGCCCGATTACGCGTCTCCGCTTATGGGGTATCCCGGTGCACTAGGCCTGGATTTGACGGCGGAGAAAGGAGATTTCCCGGCAATAGTTAAAAAGATTGAAGCAGTGATAATAGAAAAAGGAGCCAGCGGACGGCTAGGCACATGGGTTTACTCCCACCCCTATGTGGTTACAGCTGGTTTAGGCGAGCTTGCTAAAAGGGTGGTAGAAGGAAAGGCAGAATTAACCATAGATGATTTCATTGATGCCTGTAAAGGCATTACACCAGGCATCAAGGTGAATGGGAGCCCTTATGTCGATATGAGCACGGGAGTTGAGAAATCCAATTACATCATGGTTTATCAGGATACATACGTGTTTGGAAAGGGTTATCTTGGGATGACAGAAATAGAAGTTCCTCAAAAATATCTCTCTATAAAATAA
- a CDS encoding M24 family metallopeptidase has product MNRKILLERSNVLWRKLFSKGIDASVLFNIEGLGWEDLYYFSGFRGTSGALVESRNECVLITDGRYILQAKEQTPFKVVDRKDQDLVSVVKSLLADLGAEVVGFNAKTLPTSLYLKFEKPAFEMVDICDVFASCRRKKCKEEIELIKIAAQLAGRAFLKLLDNLKPGIKETEVAARLEYEMKMLGAEGGWGNVDFIVASGIRSALPHGRPTSRVWQSGEWATLDFGARFAGYVSDITRNIIFGTPPSKAVEMHDLLCKAHVEAASRLKAGVTGREVDMVARNVLADGDMANFFIHSLGHGIGLEVHEMPRLASNSTDVLEEGDVVTIEPGVYVEGYGGMRVEDDYLITKSGAERLTAEIPMELFVV; this is encoded by the coding sequence ATGAATCGCAAGATTTTACTGGAACGTAGTAATGTTTTGTGGAGAAAGCTGTTTAGTAAAGGTATCGATGCTTCAGTCTTATTTAATATTGAAGGGTTGGGTTGGGAAGATCTTTACTATTTTTCCGGGTTTCGCGGAACCAGCGGAGCCCTGGTGGAAAGCCGCAATGAATGTGTATTGATCACCGACGGGAGATATATTCTGCAGGCTAAGGAGCAAACCCCCTTTAAAGTTGTGGACAGAAAAGATCAGGATTTAGTCTCAGTTGTGAAATCCCTGCTTGCAGATTTAGGGGCAGAAGTAGTCGGTTTTAACGCAAAAACTCTTCCGACTAGTTTGTATCTAAAATTTGAAAAACCAGCCTTCGAGATGGTCGATATATGCGATGTTTTTGCTTCATGTAGGCGTAAGAAATGCAAAGAAGAAATTGAGCTTATTAAAATTGCAGCCCAACTTGCCGGCAGGGCTTTTTTAAAGTTGCTGGACAATTTAAAGCCGGGTATTAAAGAGACCGAAGTTGCTGCTAGGCTAGAGTATGAAATGAAAATGCTTGGAGCGGAGGGCGGATGGGGTAATGTCGATTTTATTGTGGCTTCCGGAATTAGGTCGGCATTGCCGCATGGCAGGCCTACCTCAAGAGTCTGGCAATCTGGAGAATGGGCGACATTGGATTTTGGTGCCAGGTTTGCCGGTTATGTCTCGGATATCACGAGAAATATTATTTTTGGAACACCCCCCAGCAAAGCGGTTGAGATGCATGATTTACTATGCAAGGCCCATGTCGAAGCTGCATCGAGATTAAAAGCAGGTGTTACGGGCAGGGAAGTGGACATGGTTGCGAGAAATGTCCTGGCCGACGGTGATATGGCTAACTTTTTCATTCATAGTCTGGGGCACGGAATCGGTCTTGAAGTTCACGAAATGCCGAGATTGGCATCCAATTCAACGGATGTACTTGAAGAGGGAGACGTTGTGACCATCGAGCCGGGGGTATATGTGGAAGGTTATGGAGGCATGAGGGTAGAGGACGATTATTTGATCACTAAAAGTGGAGCAGAAAGATTAACTGCCGAAATCCCCATGGAGTTATTTGTAGTGTAG
- a CDS encoding ABC transporter permease, translated as MMMGVVDIGFFNLLAGYALILVVLVMLRQRNIKKETELLIAVVRMTIQLVLVGYILDYILGSQRMWMTLAAVAIMEVFAVQNIYQRVKIDMTPRFRSIVACSMAFGTIITMIFFFFVLLSVKPWYSPRYVIPLSGMLIGNSMTGITLGAERLLRGFHDKKELIEGALMLGATPERASREIINESFTAAILPTINSMVGMGIVFLPGMMSGQILSGVPAVTAIKYQMAIMFAILASVAFTVFILVVWGSKTFFNDRAQLVLYS; from the coding sequence ATGATGATGGGAGTAGTCGATATAGGGTTTTTTAATTTATTGGCAGGATATGCTTTGATTCTTGTTGTCCTTGTTATGCTCAGACAACGCAACATAAAAAAAGAAACTGAGCTTTTAATTGCCGTTGTGAGGATGACCATCCAATTAGTGCTTGTGGGCTACATTTTGGATTATATATTGGGTTCTCAGAGGATGTGGATGACTCTGGCAGCTGTGGCTATCATGGAGGTTTTTGCTGTACAAAACATCTACCAAAGGGTCAAAATTGATATGACGCCGCGTTTTCGCAGTATAGTGGCTTGTAGTATGGCTTTTGGCACTATAATTACTATGATATTTTTCTTTTTTGTTCTTCTATCCGTAAAGCCCTGGTATTCGCCCCGATATGTAATACCGCTGTCTGGAATGCTGATTGGCAATTCTATGACGGGCATCACCTTGGGAGCAGAACGCCTGCTTAGGGGGTTTCATGATAAAAAAGAACTAATAGAGGGAGCGCTCATGCTTGGAGCAACTCCCGAAAGAGCTTCTAGAGAAATTATTAACGAATCCTTCACGGCGGCCATACTGCCCACGATCAATTCTATGGTTGGAATGGGCATCGTCTTTTTGCCGGGAATGATGTCGGGGCAAATCCTATCGGGTGTTCCCGCCGTTACCGCGATTAAATATCAAATGGCAATCATGTTTGCCATACTGGCAAGCGTTGCTTTTACCGTGTTTATATTAGTTGTTTGGGGCAGTAAGACCTTTTTCAACGACAGAGCCCAGCTGGTGTTGTATAGTTAA
- a CDS encoding ABC transporter ATP-binding protein: MAFQLEKVKYKNILKIDKLQIPESKITCIIGESGSGKTTLLRLLNNLISPDEGSIFYKGRNIEDIDPIQLRREVVMLPQNPTVFSGSVKDNLLIGLEFAGKDEAGDEVLSEVLSMAQLDKPLSAIASELSGGEKQRLALARIMLLEPEVILLDEPTSALDEGTEERVIESVVEFAKRKAGTLIMVVHSKSIAQRFADVAVTIQGGGVVAEEGL, translated from the coding sequence ATGGCTTTTCAATTGGAAAAAGTCAAATATAAAAACATCCTAAAAATCGACAAACTACAAATACCCGAGTCAAAAATAACTTGCATAATAGGTGAAAGCGGAAGCGGAAAGACAACGCTGTTGCGTCTTCTGAATAATCTGATTTCTCCTGATGAAGGTTCGATATTTTATAAAGGTCGCAACATTGAAGACATAGATCCAATCCAGCTTCGTAGGGAAGTGGTAATGCTTCCTCAAAATCCTACCGTTTTTTCCGGAAGCGTGAAGGATAATCTTTTAATAGGGCTTGAATTTGCAGGAAAGGATGAAGCGGGAGACGAAGTTTTATCCGAAGTCCTGAGTATGGCACAGCTGGACAAACCTCTTTCAGCCATAGCTTCTGAGCTTTCTGGCGGAGAAAAACAGCGCCTGGCATTGGCGAGAATAATGCTTTTAGAACCAGAGGTTATATTACTGGACGAACCTACATCCGCTCTTGATGAGGGGACGGAAGAAAGGGTCATCGAAAGCGTTGTGGAGTTTGCAAAAAGAAAGGCAGGAACTTTGATAATGGTCGTGCATTCTAAAAGCATTGCCCAACGTTTTGCCGATGTTGCAGTCACAATACAAGGCGGCGGAGTTGTGGCGGAGGAGGGCTTATAA
- a CDS encoding PadR family transcriptional regulator, whose amino-acid sequence MLRSLFLGFAKIHILHHASKEPIYGLWIIEELERHGYRLGPGTIYPTLHSMTRDGYLRCESKLVNGKIRKYYTITKKGSYALNQAIGKLRELVEEVL is encoded by the coding sequence ATGCTTCGTAGCCTTTTTTTGGGATTTGCAAAAATTCACATTCTTCATCACGCTAGCAAAGAACCGATATATGGATTATGGATAATCGAGGAGCTCGAACGGCACGGGTATCGTCTTGGTCCGGGCACGATTTACCCAACTTTGCATTCGATGACAAGGGATGGATATTTAAGGTGCGAATCTAAACTGGTGAACGGCAAGATTAGAAAATACTATACGATAACCAAGAAAGGGTCGTATGCGTTGAATCAAGCAATAGGTAAACTTCGTGAATTGGTCGAAGAAGTGCTTTAA
- the cmr4 gene encoding type III-B CRISPR module RAMP protein Cmr4 translates to MANNLDSKRVFARAIDPIHIGAGGYRLGLVDNTIIRDPATDVPKIPGSSIAGVAREYYTIYEMEKECTLTDEAEKRKHAEEKAKGIFGDENKKGKLRFYDGQIILFPVSSQQGTVWITTKELMEYWFNEAKSEGDNRINIPKKVSDEAYVVKGIKEDSSYLNLGWLLLETEKVDFDCSRCIALPKEIDSWAGKIVIISEKLFSHVVNDNLEIRTSVKIDPSTGAAEPGKLFTYEAISRGTVFGFEIGVDKDADVTEILNQVNPYFKFIGIGGMGTRGFGRLELFYDGKIDAINRDNSLSA, encoded by the coding sequence TTGGCGAATAATTTGGATTCAAAAAGGGTATTTGCGAGAGCCATTGATCCTATACATATAGGAGCAGGAGGCTACAGGCTGGGTTTGGTAGACAACACGATCATAAGGGATCCCGCTACAGACGTGCCAAAGATACCAGGTAGCTCGATCGCAGGTGTCGCGAGGGAATACTACACTATATACGAGATGGAAAAAGAATGCACTTTAACTGATGAAGCAGAGAAAAGAAAACACGCCGAGGAAAAGGCTAAAGGGATATTTGGAGACGAAAATAAAAAAGGAAAATTGCGTTTTTATGATGGACAAATAATACTTTTTCCCGTTTCATCCCAACAAGGAACTGTATGGATTACAACAAAGGAGCTCATGGAATATTGGTTTAACGAAGCAAAAAGCGAGGGTGACAATAGAATTAATATTCCTAAAAAAGTTAGCGATGAAGCTTACGTTGTCAAAGGAATAAAAGAAGATAGCAGTTATTTAAACCTTGGATGGCTACTTCTTGAGACGGAAAAAGTTGATTTTGATTGTTCTAGATGTATTGCTTTGCCAAAAGAAATAGATAGCTGGGCAGGAAAGATTGTCATCATTTCAGAAAAGCTTTTTTCTCATGTAGTAAACGACAATTTGGAAATAAGGACTTCCGTCAAGATAGATCCATCCACTGGAGCGGCCGAGCCGGGAAAGCTGTTTACCTATGAAGCTATATCCAGGGGGACAGTCTTCGGATTTGAGATTGGTGTAGATAAAGACGCCGACGTTACTGAGATATTAAACCAAGTTAATCCTTACTTTAAATTTATCGGCATAGGCGGCATGGGAACCAGGGGCTTCGGCAGGCTTGAGTTGTTTTATGATGGCAAAATAGACGCAATAAACAGAGACAATTCTTTGTCAGCATAA
- a CDS encoding CRISPR-associated protein Csx11: MCELTCKIKDKRNDILMGEIGALLHDIGKMHPYFLKHQSIERTTSFSHENISNFLDPILYRHICDSAFDFTIMTPSNIKNLIEQHHKHSQADDIVKYLQKCDRKDSADDKGIVRRKQSINNTIISSPFGFENEKIDLSCLQKRFDDLQNNLIELFENYSDIISFRKSLIGNLKTAFSHALGETRIPANDVTLWDHSYSTASLFKTILAGITCDGYKDVNDLKWRIFGICWNGENFINHGRKIADIQKRAEIIREIKTYIKRTLEEEYPIGNVIYEDVNGIYFTFPNLNEEDLGRLAVECADKILSKVVYRKCNNVMNIELNNELNNELWPFFTLSKPSGSLTIIANELKRASEKRGTPKISPFIFIGDEDRNEELINSMPDLDRVFDEVKVKDGRLDVCPVCGIRPKNERDEMCSTCRDRRKGRLEEWLKDGQESVWIDEVADKNNRVSLISLGFDLDKWLDGTMINTILSQSFKDWGNSKKVKDFLENEQYKNKLKKRNISLTDDLKQLSKELLSVITNEDINKDSNFKSSLINIYFEDISSSQEKRADDYVGKFVANLKSRLDSVPFDPSNLQTLLFTQNPSPARIYRVWRETQEFFETVVEKIKRDIYSHKWKRVAFSVDYKKLQSALKRSDMLFEKTPYVIRLDGLEPRDLLVLHVENGEFCTIESLEKYRYADKSGEEAVRESLERGLTYLALESNPNNNLLKDNSNIEVNKEKTKHQEYMPLIEITISPMSLRLIVPTLDSIKITKMIATLYSQRFEKVLGKLPLNMKILTANRKFPLYVLLDAERRMLDDREFKKPVKMNPWWNVYETENDDFFKFYPTRLIGENEKYTLDDLSSISKGRLFSLYPGYFDFDLLTATTDRYNIYYEDGKRGDETYRLYSKRPCYFYQISMIRELWDILSNLSSSQINNIEEALTTKLREWRYVEDGSNKREVFMRFAEATIKDAFGSIWDSLREETRCLFINSLLNGLLMDTIFIFRHMIKEEKEIGE, encoded by the coding sequence ATGTGTGAACTTACCTGCAAAATAAAAGACAAAAGAAACGATATCCTAATGGGCGAGATAGGGGCGCTTCTTCATGATATCGGAAAGATGCATCCATATTTTCTCAAACATCAGTCAATCGAAAGAACAACAAGCTTCAGCCATGAGAATATCAGTAATTTTTTGGATCCAATTCTATATAGACATATATGTGATAGCGCGTTTGATTTCACAATAATGACACCCAGTAATATAAAAAACCTTATCGAGCAACATCATAAGCATTCCCAAGCAGATGATATTGTAAAATATTTACAAAAATGTGATCGTAAGGATTCAGCTGATGATAAAGGCATAGTAAGAAGAAAACAATCCATTAATAATACGATAATATCCTCACCTTTTGGTTTTGAGAATGAAAAGATAGATCTAAGTTGTCTCCAAAAAAGATTTGATGACCTGCAGAATAATTTAATTGAATTATTCGAAAACTATAGCGATATAATTAGTTTTAGAAAGTCATTAATAGGCAATCTTAAAACAGCGTTTTCTCATGCCTTAGGAGAAACGAGGATCCCGGCAAACGACGTTACTCTGTGGGATCATTCATATTCAACTGCATCATTGTTTAAGACGATTTTAGCAGGCATTACATGCGATGGATATAAAGATGTAAATGACTTAAAGTGGAGAATATTTGGTATCTGCTGGAATGGTGAGAATTTTATAAACCATGGCAGAAAGATAGCGGATATACAAAAAAGGGCAGAAATTATCCGTGAGATTAAAACATATATCAAGAGAACGCTTGAGGAAGAGTATCCCATAGGCAATGTAATTTACGAGGATGTAAATGGGATATATTTCACATTTCCCAATCTGAACGAAGAAGATCTAGGAAGATTAGCTGTCGAATGTGCAGATAAAATATTATCGAAAGTAGTATACAGGAAATGTAATAATGTAATGAATATTGAATTGAATAATGAATTGAATAATGAATTGTGGCCATTTTTCACCCTAAGTAAGCCATCCGGGTCTTTGACAATCATTGCTAATGAGTTGAAACGTGCATCTGAAAAAAGAGGGACCCCCAAAATATCTCCTTTTATTTTTATTGGTGATGAAGATAGAAATGAAGAGTTAATTAATTCCATGCCTGATTTAGATCGCGTATTTGACGAAGTTAAGGTTAAAGACGGTAGGTTGGATGTGTGTCCTGTTTGTGGGATAAGGCCAAAAAATGAAAGAGATGAAATGTGCTCAACTTGTCGAGACAGGAGAAAAGGGCGATTGGAGGAATGGCTAAAAGATGGGCAGGAATCTGTCTGGATTGATGAAGTTGCTGACAAAAACAACAGGGTCAGCTTGATTTCTTTGGGCTTCGACCTCGATAAGTGGCTGGACGGAACGATGATAAACACCATTTTATCACAGAGTTTTAAAGATTGGGGGAATTCAAAAAAAGTTAAAGATTTTTTAGAAAATGAGCAATATAAAAACAAATTAAAAAAAAGAAATATTAGTCTGACTGATGATTTGAAACAATTATCTAAAGAATTATTAAGTGTAATTACGAATGAAGATATTAATAAAGATTCTAATTTTAAGAGTAGCTTGATAAATATATATTTTGAAGATATTAGTTCTTCTCAAGAAAAAAGAGCCGATGATTATGTTGGAAAATTTGTTGCAAACCTAAAATCACGGCTAGATTCGGTTCCGTTTGATCCTTCTAATTTACAAACATTACTTTTCACCCAAAACCCATCTCCCGCGCGTATTTATAGAGTGTGGCGCGAAACTCAGGAATTTTTTGAAACAGTTGTTGAAAAGATTAAACGCGACATATATAGCCATAAGTGGAAAAGGGTGGCATTTTCTGTAGATTACAAGAAACTTCAGTCTGCGCTAAAGAGAAGCGATATGCTATTTGAAAAAACTCCTTATGTCATTAGATTAGATGGCCTGGAACCCAGAGACCTTCTCGTCTTGCATGTAGAAAACGGTGAATTTTGCACGATAGAATCCCTTGAAAAGTATAGATATGCTGATAAATCAGGTGAGGAGGCGGTCAGAGAGTCTTTAGAAAGAGGATTAACATATCTTGCCTTAGAGAGCAATCCTAACAATAATTTGCTAAAAGACAACAGCAATATCGAAGTAAATAAAGAAAAGACAAAGCATCAAGAATATATGCCCCTCATAGAAATAACAATATCCCCCATGTCCCTTCGGCTGATAGTGCCAACATTAGACTCCATAAAAATTACAAAGATGATAGCAACGCTCTATTCCCAAAGATTCGAAAAAGTATTGGGCAAGTTGCCACTAAACATGAAGATTTTGACGGCGAATAGAAAATTTCCCCTTTACGTCCTTTTAGATGCCGAAAGAAGAATGCTTGACGATAGAGAGTTTAAAAAGCCTGTCAAAATGAACCCATGGTGGAACGTTTATGAAACTGAAAATGATGATTTTTTCAAATTTTATCCTACAAGATTGATCGGAGAAAACGAAAAATATACACTTGACGATTTATCATCAATTTCCAAGGGAAGGCTATTTAGCCTCTATCCGGGCTATTTCGATTTTGATCTGCTTACCGCCACTACCGACAGATATAACATATATTACGAAGACGGAAAAAGGGGAGATGAAACTTACCGGCTTTATTCAAAAAGGCCCTGTTATTTTTATCAGATTTCAATGATAAGGGAACTATGGGATATATTATCTAATCTTTCAAGTTCTCAGATTAACAACATTGAGGAAGCGCTCACCACCAAGTTAAGAGAGTGGAGATATGTCGAAGATGGAAGCAACAAGAGAGAAGTATTCATGCGATTTGCCGAAGCAACCATTAAAGACGCCTTTGGAAGTATATGGGATAGCTTGAGAGAAGAAACAAGATGCCTCTTCATAAATTCTTTGCTCAACGGTCTTTTAATGGACACTATATTTATTTTTAGGCACATGATAAAGGAGGAGAAAGAAATTGGCGAATAA
- a CDS encoding RAMP superfamily CRISPR-associated protein codes for MIIHDYYLSVIEMDGDIKKTIVNLGKKKHEIIAKKSDEKLKEFTFEEDFKKMPKYSMFLEIKFILKRSYTSKGEGEFNVINDKIFENPIVRDKLTGSPMVRPSTWKGHLRFAAESVNDLDGKNINEITKSEIIERLFGPESTSDKALEGRLHFFPTFFTNNAEEDVITPLSRTTRTPVDRIGPITLEVMPIGAEGDFRLLYFPYPRDIMFSEEQVKTDLKFLTEALELMFFTFGFSAKKTSGFGVIGDDPIVTVWICPREQQSFNKWEEFKEYINKPWSGDHV; via the coding sequence ATGATTATTCATGATTATTATCTTTCAGTTATTGAAATGGATGGCGATATTAAAAAAACAATCGTAAATTTAGGTAAGAAAAAACATGAGATTATAGCAAAAAAATCAGATGAAAAGCTTAAGGAATTTACATTTGAAGAAGATTTTAAAAAAATGCCAAAATATTCCATGTTCCTTGAAATTAAATTCATACTGAAAAGATCATACACAAGTAAAGGCGAAGGTGAATTCAATGTCATCAATGACAAAATATTTGAAAATCCTATTGTGCGGGATAAACTGACAGGTTCTCCAATGGTAAGACCTTCTACATGGAAGGGGCATCTAAGATTTGCGGCAGAAAGTGTTAATGATTTGGATGGTAAAAATATCAACGAGATTACAAAGTCTGAAATTATCGAAAGGCTTTTTGGTCCCGAGAGCACTAGTGATAAAGCTTTGGAAGGAAGGCTTCACTTTTTCCCTACTTTTTTTACCAACAATGCAGAAGAAGACGTCATTACACCGTTAAGTAGGACTACTCGCACCCCAGTCGACAGGATAGGTCCTATAACTCTTGAGGTTATGCCGATAGGTGCGGAGGGCGATTTTCGTCTTCTATATTTTCCATACCCCAGAGACATAATGTTTTCTGAAGAGCAGGTAAAGACGGATTTAAAGTTTCTGACGGAAGCTTTAGAGTTGATGTTTTTTACCTTCGGCTTTTCGGCCAAGAAAACAAGCGGGTTTGGAGTGATCGGGGACGACCCAATCGTAACTGTTTGGATATGCCCTCGTGAACAGCAAAGCTTTAATAAATGGGAGGAATTTAAGGAATATATAAATAAACCGTGGAGTGGAGATCATGTGTGA